A genomic window from Anthocerotibacter panamensis C109 includes:
- the rph gene encoding ribonuclease PH, with the protein MRPDGRLADQLRPVSFERNYTGFAPGAVLTRFGRTAVLCTASIDEGVPLFLKGTNEGWLTAEYSLLPGSTPGGRVKREIARPSGRTQEIQRLIGRSLRMCIDRTLLGPRTITLDADVLQADGGTRTCAITGCYLALGDALAHLKAQGLIAQNPLLYQVAAVSVGMVDGEPRLDLCYAEDSVAEVDMNVVLNSQGQILEVQATAEKATFSPVQLTGLLELATGGIEQLFQLQRQILE; encoded by the coding sequence GTGCGTCCCGATGGCCGTCTTGCTGACCAACTGCGCCCTGTGAGCTTTGAGCGTAACTATACCGGATTTGCTCCGGGAGCCGTCTTGACCCGGTTCGGGCGGACGGCTGTCCTGTGTACGGCCTCCATTGACGAAGGAGTTCCCCTGTTTCTCAAGGGCACCAATGAAGGCTGGCTCACCGCTGAATATTCCCTCCTGCCCGGATCAACCCCCGGAGGCCGGGTCAAGCGCGAAATTGCCCGCCCCTCGGGCAGGACACAGGAGATCCAACGGCTCATCGGACGTTCCCTGCGTATGTGCATTGACCGGACGCTGCTTGGCCCGCGCACCATTACCTTAGATGCGGATGTGCTTCAGGCAGATGGAGGCACGCGCACCTGTGCTATCACGGGCTGCTATCTAGCCCTTGGGGATGCCCTTGCTCATCTGAAGGCACAGGGCTTGATTGCCCAAAATCCCCTGCTCTATCAGGTGGCAGCGGTCTCGGTGGGCATGGTGGACGGAGAACCCCGCCTCGATCTGTGCTACGCGGAGGATTCTGTAGCCGAAGTGGATATGAATGTGGTCCTCAACAGCCAAGGCCAGATCCTTGAAGTCCAAGCCACTGCCGAAAAAGCAACTTTTAGTCCGGTGCAGTTGACCGGCTTGCTGGAATTGGCGACAGGAGGGATTGAGCAGCTTTTCCAGCTTCAACGTCAGATTCTGGAATAA
- the purN gene encoding phosphoribosylglycinamide formyltransferase, with amino-acid sequence MHPTRPLLNLGVLASGKGSNFQAIAEHIYQGHLHARIRVVIYNNPGATVASKAQVQGIPAVLLDHRQYPQREALDQAIVEVLQAYGVELVVMAGWMRLVTPVLITAFPERIVNIHPSLLPSFKGAKAVEQALSYGVKVTGCTVHLVELAVDSGAVLAQRAVPVLPGDTVQTLAERIQIQEHEVLPEVLQHFALEQVQIQGREVWFKTEN; translated from the coding sequence ATGCACCCGACGCGTCCTCTGCTCAACCTCGGTGTCCTAGCCTCTGGCAAAGGCAGTAACTTTCAGGCGATTGCAGAACATATCTACCAAGGACACCTCCACGCCCGGATCCGGGTCGTCATCTATAACAATCCAGGGGCTACTGTAGCTTCAAAAGCCCAAGTTCAGGGCATCCCTGCTGTCCTACTTGACCATCGCCAGTACCCACAGCGAGAAGCACTAGACCAAGCCATCGTCGAGGTGCTCCAAGCCTATGGGGTAGAACTCGTAGTCATGGCTGGCTGGATGCGGCTGGTGACACCTGTTCTGATCACGGCCTTCCCCGAGCGCATTGTCAATATCCATCCAAGCCTGCTCCCTAGCTTTAAGGGGGCAAAAGCAGTCGAACAAGCGCTCAGCTATGGGGTGAAGGTCACCGGCTGTACCGTACACCTGGTCGAGTTAGCGGTGGACAGTGGAGCAGTCCTCGCCCAACGAGCGGTCCCTGTACTCCCTGGCGACACGGTCCAGACGCTTGCTGAGCGCATTCAAATACAGGAGCATGAAGTTCTGCCTGAGGTACTCCAGCATTTTGCCCTGGAGCAGGTTCAGATCCAGGGCCGGGAGGTTTGGTTTAAAACTGAGAACTAG
- the psaC gene encoding photosystem I iron-sulfur center protein PsaC, with translation MSHAVKIYDTCIGCTQCVRACPLDVLEMVPWDGNRAGSIASSPRTEDCVGCKRCETACPTDFLSIRVYLGAETTRSMGLAY, from the coding sequence ATGAGTCATGCTGTCAAAATCTACGACACGTGTATCGGATGCACTCAATGTGTCCGAGCGTGCCCCCTCGATGTCTTGGAAATGGTTCCCTGGGACGGTAACCGGGCCGGGTCCATTGCCTCGTCACCCCGGACTGAGGATTGTGTTGGCTGTAAGCGGTGTGAAACGGCTTGCCCGACGGATTTCCTGAGTATCCGGGTCTACCTGGGTGCTGAGACTACTCGAAGCATGGGGCTCGCTTACTAA
- a CDS encoding site-specific integrase, whose translation MKTPETLIQEANQRLKAGRSGVTIWLQPGRTKLYLRGIFPPKPGSERTTPHQQALTLGLPANATGIKVAEGRAREIGGLLTQGKFDWANYLTPEQVVAKETVGHCVTTFEASYFSKRKRTPQTQTTWDGDYWMVYRTLPTEKVLTLDVLTAAALGTEPDTRTRQRFCMALGALARFAGLDPAPLVELRGNYGTDSTLPRELPSDEQVMEAWQNLSHAPAWVRWAYGMMAAYGVRPHELFSLDLEDFLAGSDKVRVTGDTKTGQRVILPLQKEWVTLFQLRQVAPPTRTGKTNQRCGERISEGFKYWSVPFPPYHLRHAWAVRAIRVGLESAVSARMMGHSLTVHNRSYQKWMSEQDLERAYARVVQQ comes from the coding sequence ATGAAAACACCGGAAACCCTGATCCAGGAAGCAAACCAACGCCTAAAGGCTGGGCGAAGTGGCGTTACTATTTGGCTACAGCCGGGACGCACTAAACTTTATCTTCGGGGTATCTTCCCACCCAAGCCGGGAAGTGAGCGTACCACGCCCCACCAACAAGCCCTTACGCTGGGGCTTCCCGCCAATGCTACAGGCATCAAAGTAGCGGAAGGACGGGCTAGGGAAATAGGCGGTTTATTGACCCAAGGGAAGTTTGACTGGGCTAATTACCTTACCCCTGAGCAGGTAGTAGCAAAAGAAACGGTAGGACACTGCGTTACTACTTTTGAGGCTTCCTACTTCAGTAAGCGCAAGCGCACCCCCCAGACCCAGACCACCTGGGACGGGGATTACTGGATGGTCTACCGTACCTTGCCTACTGAAAAAGTCTTAACCCTTGATGTCTTGACCGCCGCCGCCCTGGGAACAGAACCAGATACCCGCACCCGCCAACGCTTTTGTATGGCCCTCGGGGCCTTGGCTAGGTTCGCTGGTCTTGACCCGGCCCCCTTGGTTGAGTTGCGCGGTAACTATGGGACTGATTCAACCTTGCCCCGCGAGTTGCCCAGTGATGAACAGGTCATGGAGGCATGGCAGAACCTGAGCCACGCCCCCGCCTGGGTACGGTGGGCCTATGGAATGATGGCGGCCTATGGAGTGCGCCCCCACGAACTTTTTAGCCTTGACCTGGAAGACTTCTTAGCGGGTAGCGATAAAGTGCGCGTCACTGGGGACACGAAGACCGGACAGCGGGTAATCCTACCCCTCCAAAAAGAATGGGTAACGCTGTTCCAGTTGCGCCAAGTGGCACCCCCGACCCGCACCGGGAAAACCAATCAACGCTGTGGGGAACGCATCTCCGAGGGCTTCAAGTATTGGAGCGTCCCTTTCCCGCCTTACCACCTACGCCACGCCTGGGCAGTAAGGGCGATCCGAGTAGGGTTGGAATCAGCGGTAAGCGCCAGGATGATGGGGCATAGCTTGACGGTCCACAACCGGAGCTATCAGAAATGGATGAGTGAGCAGGATCTGGAAAGAGCTTATGCAAGGGTGGTACAGCAATGA
- a CDS encoding S-layer homology domain-containing protein has protein sequence MHYIPLHRLRPKLVALLILLSLHLQVLAQTLDLKWAQPYAEALEQQQKLVLLKEPLENTLTRQELANWLTQTFKLQPNPKKFVSITDIPKDTPDYLNAQAFVQAGLATATGGKFQPKSDYTRLEALALFGRLLKLQAPSKEATDAWLNLYQDGAQIPTQGKPFVSAAAQAGLVINFPNPKELGPDFVLTRGEGIVLLQRALVYQKKIAAVEPPIAQLKLDPPQLTAIEVSPREQTLKTGETLTITAKGTPGSKATFSLGSLARDQILKETEPGVYTGTYKVKEGDYLNNPAVSVALNRVGLEDKKQKVAVVTLGTLPYPSSNNIASSTADDNADSDPNPPRNNYNSSPDNFPPDDPSYSTPPPAPGQNAFNRNPRNTRDPFDAASRLRNSNDPSLDPSNNRYGSVPTPPQQGFDNGRLFNPDLYRPDFRSGSSGRSSDLVGSPNPPQIVQVGYNGKPGRPFAPGDVLEVTLKGEPKGVASFRIEGYTADVKMKEEAQGFYKAAVVIGKNFDIPQGTIRLMLLKDGQSTFRSIPEPISILSRPRATSSQF, from the coding sequence ATGCACTACATCCCCTTGCACCGTCTCCGGCCCAAGCTTGTTGCTCTTCTGATCCTCTTGAGCCTACACCTCCAGGTGCTAGCCCAGACGCTCGACCTAAAATGGGCACAGCCCTATGCCGAGGCGCTGGAGCAGCAGCAAAAGCTCGTTTTGCTCAAAGAACCCCTGGAGAATACCCTGACGCGCCAGGAGCTAGCGAACTGGCTGACCCAGACGTTTAAGCTACAACCCAACCCCAAGAAATTTGTATCCATTACTGATATTCCCAAAGATACCCCCGACTATCTCAATGCCCAGGCTTTTGTTCAAGCCGGACTCGCCACAGCTACCGGAGGGAAGTTTCAGCCCAAGTCCGACTACACCCGTCTGGAAGCACTGGCCCTTTTTGGCCGTCTGCTCAAGCTCCAAGCCCCCAGCAAGGAAGCCACCGACGCTTGGCTCAACCTCTACCAAGATGGGGCGCAGATCCCGACGCAGGGTAAACCCTTTGTATCCGCTGCCGCTCAGGCCGGTTTGGTCATCAACTTCCCCAACCCCAAAGAACTTGGTCCTGACTTCGTCCTGACCCGTGGAGAGGGCATCGTCTTACTCCAGCGTGCTCTGGTCTACCAGAAAAAAATTGCCGCAGTCGAACCCCCTATTGCTCAGCTCAAGCTAGACCCGCCCCAGTTAACCGCCATTGAGGTAAGCCCCCGTGAGCAGACCCTCAAAACCGGAGAGACACTCACGATTACCGCCAAGGGCACCCCAGGCAGTAAGGCGACCTTCTCGCTAGGAAGCTTGGCCCGAGACCAGATCTTAAAAGAGACCGAGCCCGGAGTCTATACGGGAACCTACAAAGTCAAAGAGGGGGACTACCTCAACAATCCAGCAGTGAGCGTTGCGCTCAACCGGGTGGGTCTAGAAGATAAAAAGCAAAAAGTCGCAGTAGTAACCCTGGGAACGCTCCCTTATCCCAGCAGCAACAATATCGCCTCCTCCACCGCAGACGATAATGCTGACTCCGACCCCAATCCCCCCCGCAACAACTACAATTCCTCCCCAGACAACTTTCCTCCCGACGACCCAAGCTATAGCACTCCCCCCCCGGCTCCCGGCCAGAATGCTTTCAACCGTAATCCCCGCAATACCCGTGACCCCTTTGACGCTGCTTCACGGCTCCGTAACTCCAATGACCCCAGCTTGGACCCCTCCAACAACCGCTATGGATCGGTCCCAACTCCACCCCAGCAAGGGTTTGACAATGGTCGTCTTTTCAACCCTGACCTGTATCGTCCTGACTTTCGCAGCGGATCGAGCGGCAGATCCAGCGATCTAGTAGGCTCGCCCAACCCTCCACAGATCGTCCAGGTGGGGTACAACGGCAAGCCTGGACGGCCCTTTGCCCCCGGTGACGTTCTAGAAGTGACGCTCAAAGGAGAACCAAAAGGCGTGGCAAGCTTCCGCATTGAGGGCTATACCGCCGATGTCAAAATGAAAGAAGAGGCCCAAGGTTTCTATAAAGCAGCGGTCGTCATCGGGAAAAACTTTGATATCCCCCAGGGCACGATCCGACTGATGCTCCTGAAGGATGGTCAGTCCACCTTCCGCAGCATCCCTGAGCCGATCTCGATCTTGTCACGCCCGCGCGCCACTAGTTCTCAGTTTTAA
- a CDS encoding eCIS core domain-containing protein, producing MVHERLHKPSSWDLLNRANSSSFAPHPAALQAQRDTQSPLTQEEQATEAFYQNQFEAHGLEIKQKYGTITPVEQEQLGVLQAKMTDFWTQYFPITRDGGMFGVQQVLGQTNPPSQNMSPVQAKLTIGQPGDQYDSLRADSLRGEAMGIEEADRVAAQVIRQIHAPISAPPTQGQAVQRQEEPEEELQAKPEITALQHEAMPEEDLQAKPTLQRREASGEASTDLESAINSARGGGQPLAAGLQQAMGQAMGADFSGVKVHTDAQSDQLNQSIQARAFTTGQDVFFRQGEYDPGSRGGQELIAHELTHVVQQNGGAVRKDQIEAKPTNSEGNSLGVEGQESTDVQGYGDIQKKSAQPFHISRDIAYGGRSVQRAIWKKIKGKWIEIVKTPDQKAEYNCPEGAKEGTFFNDVTGFTGENMEDVQPKPPLYGNACPLFYKLYNNLIILDDRKEPSEIDIKWKQKVISNRNNEGKLEELSKDVPIANTLVNSGDKPPEPKFRHGEIGTFEIDDPMNKKRLETHHQLFNPDEKERKKAVEIIRGTDSKYSSYQGAIHRSFIEEERKAILGLVAASKGAKAVFSLERGGSIIADLIEKLANIERENIKVPKPNEQEVGEYLDKRTNLEKELKEVQFEGRQKRVQQEKFKDIIVQYIKDHNQDTKITIAIAETAVGGGSVNKLVELVKDICEMTKDLKTPVKFRILVARETIKYHGRRGQGIVKLTDEVPETEQGRKEKAGIKSGPILETDDSKKVEIYISELRYLIGEDVDYQAQYSGGINANRPVIVFEDNGQLTAMRITPAPSGGDTARDIIMDLVAGAYDQVMEEYFPK from the coding sequence ATGGTACATGAAAGACTCCACAAACCCTCCTCCTGGGATCTCCTAAACCGGGCAAATAGCTCTTCGTTCGCGCCGCACCCCGCTGCACTTCAAGCCCAACGGGATACGCAGAGCCCTCTGACTCAGGAGGAGCAAGCCACTGAAGCCTTCTACCAAAATCAGTTTGAAGCGCATGGCCTTGAGATCAAGCAGAAGTATGGCACCATCACGCCGGTCGAGCAGGAACAATTGGGCGTGTTGCAAGCCAAAATGACCGATTTTTGGACACAGTACTTTCCCATAACCCGAGACGGGGGGATGTTTGGGGTCCAGCAGGTGTTAGGGCAAACCAATCCCCCCAGCCAAAATATGTCCCCAGTCCAAGCCAAGTTGACCATTGGGCAACCGGGAGACCAATACGATAGTTTACGTGCCGATAGCTTGCGTGGCGAAGCCATGGGCATAGAGGAAGCTGACCGGGTAGCCGCGCAGGTGATCCGTCAGATCCATGCCCCCATATCTGCCCCGCCAACGCAAGGGCAAGCGGTTCAGAGACAGGAAGAACCAGAAGAGGAACTACAGGCGAAACCTGAGATTACAGCACTACAGCACGAGGCCATGCCTGAAGAAGACCTCCAAGCAAAGCCAACCCTCCAGCGTCGGGAAGCTAGCGGGGAGGCATCAACGGATTTAGAATCAGCCATCAATAGTGCCAGAGGCGGTGGACAGCCTTTAGCGGCAGGTCTGCAACAGGCGATGGGGCAGGCAATGGGGGCAGATTTTAGCGGGGTGAAGGTACACACAGATGCGCAGTCCGACCAGTTGAATCAATCAATCCAGGCGCGGGCCTTTACGACGGGGCAGGATGTGTTTTTTCGGCAGGGGGAATATGATCCTGGGAGTCGCGGGGGGCAGGAGTTGATTGCCCATGAGTTGACTCATGTAGTGCAGCAGAATGGGGGGGCGGTACGGAAGGATCAGATAGAGGCGAAGCCGACGAACAGCGAAGGAAATAGTTTAGGCGTGGAAGGTCAAGAATCAACCGATGTTCAGGGATATGGCGACATTCAGAAAAAATCGGCGCAACCCTTTCATATATCACGAGATATTGCCTATGGGGGGCGATCGGTTCAGCGAGCCATATGGAAGAAAATAAAAGGCAAGTGGATAGAGATTGTAAAGACACCCGATCAAAAAGCTGAATATAACTGCCCAGAAGGTGCAAAAGAGGGCACATTCTTTAATGATGTGACAGGATTTACGGGGGAAAATATGGAGGATGTGCAACCGAAGCCGCCACTTTATGGCAACGCATGTCCCTTATTCTATAAGCTATACAATAATTTAATCATACTAGATGACCGGAAAGAACCGAGTGAAATAGACATAAAATGGAAGCAAAAAGTAATCAGTAACAGAAACAATGAAGGAAAATTGGAGGAACTGTCAAAAGATGTGCCTATTGCCAATACATTGGTAAACTCCGGTGACAAACCGCCTGAACCAAAATTCAGACATGGAGAAATAGGAACCTTTGAGATCGACGATCCAATGAATAAGAAGCGGTTAGAAACGCATCATCAATTATTCAATCCCGATGAGAAAGAGAGAAAAAAGGCGGTAGAAATCATAAGAGGTACCGACTCGAAATATTCCTCTTACCAGGGTGCAATACACCGTAGTTTTATAGAAGAAGAAAGAAAAGCGATTCTGGGTTTAGTGGCGGCGTCGAAAGGTGCCAAAGCGGTGTTTAGCCTTGAGCGAGGCGGGTCAATAATTGCTGATTTGATTGAAAAGCTAGCTAATATCGAACGTGAAAATATAAAAGTTCCAAAACCGAACGAGCAAGAAGTAGGAGAATACCTAGACAAGCGGACGAACCTTGAAAAAGAGCTTAAAGAAGTACAATTTGAAGGACGGCAAAAGAGGGTGCAACAGGAAAAGTTTAAGGATATTATAGTGCAATATATCAAGGATCATAATCAAGACACAAAGATCACGATAGCGATAGCGGAGACAGCGGTCGGCGGGGGTTCGGTAAACAAATTGGTGGAGCTTGTCAAGGATATCTGTGAAATGACAAAAGATTTAAAAACGCCTGTAAAGTTTCGTATTCTGGTCGCGAGAGAAACCATTAAGTATCATGGTCGGCGGGGGCAAGGCATAGTGAAGCTTACGGACGAAGTGCCTGAAACCGAGCAAGGACGCAAGGAAAAAGCAGGCATTAAATCTGGACCGATTTTGGAAACGGACGACTCGAAAAAGGTGGAGATATATATATCCGAGTTGCGATATCTGATCGGGGAGGATGTGGATTACCAAGCTCAGTACAGTGGGGGGATAAATGCCAACAGACCGGTGATTGTGTTCGAGGACAATGGACAACTAACCGCGATGAGAATCACCCCGGCACCCAGTGGTGGAGACACCGCACGTGACATCATAATGGATTTAGTTGCAGGGGCTTACGACCAAGTAATGGAGGAGTATTTTCCGAAATAG
- a CDS encoding helix-turn-helix domain-containing protein yields the protein MKILLKEVRTSRGLSQNELARRLGQSLNNVQKIEYGGVKSVTLETLDGLCRVLECQPGDLLIHVPDPPQER from the coding sequence GTGAAAATCTTGCTGAAAGAGGTTCGGACTTCTCGCGGGCTGTCTCAGAACGAACTAGCCCGTAGGCTTGGGCAGTCTTTAAACAACGTCCAAAAAATCGAGTATGGCGGGGTCAAGTCCGTTACCCTGGAAACCTTAGACGGGCTCTGTCGGGTTCTGGAGTGCCAGCCGGGGGACTTACTCATTCACGTTCCTGATCCGCCCCAGGAGCGCTAA
- a CDS encoding AAA family ATPase: MTRSSAKNPCLLCGDDDGSCILSNDKGFLTCIHGLDYRDKPPEGYRFVKEADQGMGGVFAPVNGSRSISGPLSTPGNTKYTYTTADGKPHIQVTRYYKGGKKHFAQSRWEGGQWVSGLAGIERLPYRLPEVLQARAVAIAEGEKDCETARACGLEKSLGMMFTTNPEGAGKWKPGWGAQYFKGKDVVIFPDNDQAGREHARQVCLDVKPHVRAVAIVQLPNLPEKGDLTDFLEAGGTVEQAVRLINAALANPEQHSPDTLLDAVPSETLALVSGPVNLPPIVPACEWMLYPGFLTKLAAPPRTFKSTTAAALAAAIARGTDFYGWQSQQAKVLLIDQDSPSRQWTQEQLKKADPHWHETGNILLPDPDSPYYSKLTLPAHGSLLKDTIKRAGVRVLILDTWRSLTKRSGLDENSNSDMQRPLAALEDIARECGCAVLIVHHTNKGGSRGAGAGVLESDTQVEYSLQRVREQDTGKFFIRLKCTSSRFGEPAPLLFQLPPPPDSPGTPPAPLVLELGAVGKLVRCPDVTDEDVTEGQPAGPQDQIEALLQRNPQGLTVKALAEITGKAADQLRMPLKRLKDQGKARVEDADGRGKVWFTATVTVTSNRNAERNEENDVTHLKPSQGEGYSRSVTSVTPIESAHVTVTDSQVNNGYATVTHNPYQELL, translated from the coding sequence ATGACCCGCTCCTCAGCAAAGAACCCCTGCCTACTGTGCGGGGATGATGATGGCTCCTGCATCCTCTCCAATGACAAAGGGTTTTTGACCTGCATTCACGGTCTGGACTATCGAGACAAGCCGCCCGAGGGCTACCGCTTCGTCAAGGAGGCGGATCAGGGCATGGGTGGGGTATTTGCCCCGGTCAATGGCTCCAGGTCCATATCCGGGCCATTGTCTACGCCAGGGAACACGAAGTACACCTACACCACCGCCGACGGTAAGCCCCACATCCAGGTCACGCGCTACTACAAGGGAGGGAAAAAGCACTTTGCCCAATCCCGCTGGGAAGGTGGTCAGTGGGTCAGTGGGCTGGCGGGCATTGAGCGGCTACCCTACCGCCTGCCGGAAGTCCTCCAGGCCCGCGCCGTCGCCATTGCCGAAGGGGAGAAGGACTGCGAAACCGCCCGCGCCTGTGGGCTGGAAAAGTCCCTGGGGATGATGTTCACCACCAACCCCGAGGGGGCCGGGAAGTGGAAACCGGGCTGGGGGGCTCAGTATTTCAAGGGTAAGGATGTGGTCATCTTCCCGGACAACGACCAAGCCGGACGGGAACACGCCCGCCAAGTCTGTCTAGATGTGAAACCTCATGTCCGGGCCGTCGCCATTGTGCAACTTCCCAACCTACCGGAGAAAGGCGACCTCACCGACTTCCTGGAGGCGGGTGGAACCGTGGAGCAAGCGGTAAGGCTGATCAACGCTGCCCTCGCCAATCCAGAACAGCACAGCCCCGATACCCTCCTTGATGCAGTCCCCTCCGAAACCCTGGCTCTGGTCAGTGGCCCGGTAAATCTACCGCCCATCGTCCCGGCCTGTGAGTGGATGCTGTACCCCGGCTTTCTGACCAAACTCGCAGCCCCGCCCCGGACCTTCAAGAGCACCACCGCTGCCGCCCTTGCCGCAGCTATTGCGCGGGGAACCGACTTCTACGGCTGGCAGTCCCAACAGGCCAAAGTGCTCTTGATTGACCAGGACAGCCCCTCCCGACAGTGGACCCAGGAGCAATTAAAAAAGGCCGATCCACACTGGCACGAAACTGGGAATATCTTGCTACCGGACCCCGACAGCCCCTACTACAGCAAACTTACCCTGCCCGCTCATGGTTCCTTGCTCAAAGACACCATCAAGCGGGCTGGAGTCCGTGTCCTCATCCTGGATACCTGGAGGAGCCTGACCAAACGCAGCGGGCTTGACGAGAACAGTAACAGCGATATGCAGCGCCCGCTTGCTGCCCTGGAAGATATCGCCCGTGAGTGTGGCTGTGCGGTCCTCATTGTTCACCACACCAACAAAGGAGGCTCACGGGGAGCCGGGGCCGGGGTTCTGGAGAGCGATACCCAGGTAGAGTACAGCCTCCAGCGGGTGAGAGAGCAGGACACCGGGAAATTCTTTATCCGCCTGAAGTGTACCAGTTCGCGTTTTGGTGAACCGGCTCCCCTGCTGTTCCAACTCCCACCGCCGCCCGATAGTCCAGGGACACCCCCCGCCCCGCTGGTTCTGGAGCTTGGGGCGGTTGGGAAGCTGGTACGGTGTCCCGATGTGACTGACGAGGACGTGACGGAGGGACAACCCGCAGGCCCGCAGGACCAGATAGAAGCGCTGCTCCAGCGCAACCCTCAGGGGTTAACGGTGAAGGCTCTTGCGGAAATCACGGGCAAGGCTGCTGATCAGCTACGGATGCCCTTGAAGCGCCTCAAGGACCAGGGCAAGGCGCGCGTAGAGGATGCCGACGGGCGCGGTAAGGTCTGGTTTACTGCCACCGTAACCGTAACGAGCAACCGTAACGCAGAGCGTAACGAGGAAAACGATGTTACGCACCTCAAACCCAGTCAGGGAGAGGGATACAGCCGAAGCGTAACATCCGTAACCCCTATAGAGAGCGCCCATGTTACGGTTACGGATTCTCAAGTGAATAACGGTTACGCAACGGTTACGCATAACCCCTACCAGGAGCTTCTATGA